In the genome of Xanthomonas hortorum pv. pelargonii, the window AATGTTGTGCCGCTTCTTTGTGTGCTCCACAAACAGGAGTTTCACAAATGGCGATTTATCACGCAACAATGAAGTCTTTCAGTCGAGGCAATGGCGACTCTTCGGTCGCGGCAGCTGCTTACCGCGCAGGGTTTGATCTGCTCGATACGAGCACAGGGCTTGGCCACAATTATTCCCACCGAGGCGGTGTCGATTTCCATCAGATGCTTGCGCCGAAAGGAGCGCCCGAGTGGTGCTTTGATGCGCAGTATTTTTGGAACGCGAACGAAGCGGCCGAGACGCGCAAGAACGCACGCGTTTGCCGAGAAGTCGAGGTGTCGCTTCCGCACCAACTCGATCCACAACAACGGAGAGTGCTCGCTTTGGCGCTTGGCCAATTGCTCGTCAATCGGTTCAAGGTCGCCGTATTGGTCGCTGTGCACACACCAAGCAAATATGGTGATCAGCGCAATCATCATGTGCATTTGCTGATGTCAGCGCGACAAGTCGGACCGGGAGGACTGGGGCAGCGCGCCTGCGCTGAGTTTGATGCGCGACAAGGCGGCGGCACACGAGCGCTGCGGCAAATCCGCAAAGACATTGCAATGGTCATCAATGCGCACTTGAAAAATGCGAGCGACCCGGCTCGGGTAGATCATCGCAGTCTCCGAGCACAGGCACACGAAGCCGCGCGTAATGGAGAGTTTGAACGCGCCCGCGAACTCACGCGCCGGCCTGGCAAGCACTTGGGGAAAGCCAAAGTGGCGGTGATGCGCAAAACCAAGTTCACAGCAGAAGTCAGAGGTAGGGGCGGTCAAGCTGCGGCCTTGTCGCTTTCAAAGCTTGTCGCTGAGCATATGAAAAAAAGCGGTGGTCTCGTGCACGAAGTGCCACCGTCCCACAGTCATGCGGCAGCACTTCGGGATCGGGCCAACGCACAGGCTTCTGGATTGGACGGGCGCACAGCGGTTGGGCAGATACGATTGTCAGGCGCAGAGCGGGTGCGGCAGATCAAAGAGCGCTTGGCGCGTGCGCCAGCGCCTCGCCCGGGTCTCTACACGCCTTACAGCGGTCAGACCCGACATCTTGGTCGTGTGACGCGTCTGGCTCGGTCCTCGGGCCGACAAGACGCTGAGTTGCTCAATGCGGAGGCGCAACTGATTGAAGATTGGCTCGAAGCCCAGCGAGAGGTGGCTCAGCAGTCTCTCGAAGTCTTGCGGCAGATCCCGGGTATCCAGATTGAGCCCGAGTTCCAGCGGGCGCACTCCACACTCGTTTGCCGGCGAGCGGATAGCTACGCCACCAAGCCATTTTTCTTTGAAGACACCGAGATGCTTGCTCGCTCAATCAGCAAGTATGCCCATGCGCTGGTGCGACCCTACAAGGCGCGCGTGGCCGTGCTGGATGCGCAAGCCAAGCTCTATGAGCAAGAATACGATCCCGATACGAAAGTGGTGGCCAGAGCACAGCGGCGCTTGGCGCGAACGAAGAGGCATGTCTCCCCGCGCATCCAAGCGATCCAGCAGGGGCGGATCAAGCGGGCTCGAAAAGCGATGGTGGAGGCGGCTGAGGCCTTGGAGAAGAACTTCTCTCTGCAGCCGATTGAGGTGCTGACGCCTGAGGCATCTGGCGAGGATGCACTTCCACCGCAGGCCGAGGGTGAGGCAGGGCATTGGGAGTTGAAATTCCGTCCCCCGAAGCCAAGTCTATGAGGTGGCTCAGATATTTCTGACCGTTGACCGCGCAGCAGACGGATGGTGCGCCTAGGCATTTGGCTGGAAGCTAGGATTGTCGCAAAAGGTTCCCGCCAAACGATCGGAACAACGCCGCCCGCCATTGGCACCCGGCGCCGAGATTGAGGCTTCAATCCAGCGACACAGGAGCCCCATGCGGGGCTCTTTTTCGTGACCCAGATTCTACTTCACGCGTCTGGATGGGGTCAGGAGCGGTGCTCTACAGATCTAGGGAAGGTCTGAATAACGAGGCCTGAGAGTGCGGGATGTCGCGTCGGTCCGGAGAGTCGCGTTTGGATCTTCGGATCTTCCGCTATTTCTGGCACTTTCCTTGGGAATTCCCCGGGTTACAGGCGCACGCTCCCCATGGCAGGCAGTAACTGCTTTCGCTTCATCCACAGATTGGAGAGCGCAAACAAGGTCAGCACGTGTGCGGTGTTCTTGGCCAGGCCGCGATAGCGGACCTTGGTGTAACCGAACTGGCGCTTGATCACCCGGAACGGATGCTCCACCTTCGCGCGCACGCTGGCCTTGAAGTGTTCCCAACGCTGTTCCCGAGCACGCTCGCGTTTGTTGCCGATGGCTTGCAGCGTCGAACGCTTGGCGGCAATGAAAAATGCAGCCTTGCAGGTCTGCAGTTCTTCGCGTTTGTCCGCACCGGTGTAGCCGCTGTCGCCGAACACGCTGTCTTCTTTGCCATGCAGTAATGCGTGCGTCACCGTGACGTCGGCGACATTGGCGGCTGTGCAATGGACGTGGTGCACCAGCCCGGAAAATTCATCCACGCCGATGTGCGCCTTCATCCCGAAATACCACTGATTGCCCTTCCTGGTCTGATGCATTTCAGGGTCGCGCGCGTGATCGGCGTTCTTGGTCGAACTGGGTGCAGCGATCAGCGTCGCATCGACGATCGTGCCCGACCGCAGGCTCTGCCCCTTGCGTGCCAGATGCGCGTTGACCGCGTCCAGCATCCGCGCGGCAAGGCCATGGGTCTCCAGCAGGCGCCGAAAGTTGAGAATCGTGGTCTCGTCCGGAACGTTGTCCAAGCCACCGAGCTGGGCAAACCTCCGCAAGATCGGGATCTCGTGCAGCGCTTCTTCCATCGCCGGATCGCTCAACGCATACCACTGCTGCAGCAAATGAATCCGCAACATCGTCGCCAGTGCGTATGGCTGTCGACCAGGGCGTCCCGACACCGGATAGTGCGGTGCGATCAGACCGAGCAAGTGCTGCCACGGAACGACCTGCTCCATCTCGGCCAGGAAGATCTCCCGGCGGGTCTGCTTGCGCTTGCCCAGGCCTTCAGCGTCGCCGAACGTCAGTTGCATGGATTACTCCTCAACATGAGGCGGGTAGTGTCGCGTATCTATGGTGCGTTGTTCAGAGGTTCCCTAGGCCATGGCCTTTGCTTTGGTTGAACTGCATCTGCCAGTTAACGCGTGCCTCCCTTCGATGGGCCCGTCATAATTGTTGCTCGGGTTGGCGGTGGTCAGAGTTGTTGAGATGCAACGACCTTGGATGATGCGAAATGAGGGCGGGGCGTTTTATGAGCTGTTTCGTGAACGGGGTGGTTGATGTCGGCTGGCGAGATGGAGTTTGACAAGATCAGGTCAGTTATTCGGCTGGCTGAACATGCAGTCGTCCAGAGCACGCCCTTTGCAAAACGGGACGATCTACTCCGGGCGCTTTCTGATGAGCTTCTGGTTGGTCCTTGGCTGATCCTCAGCGGGCTTGGAATTCTCTGGAAGCGTTTTGTGTGGGTCCTGGGCTTGACGATCATCATCGCGGTTTATCTCCGCTTGTTCGACCATGCTTTCAGTGCTTCGGCAGCGTTCGGAGCGCTGATACTTGCGACTCTATGTGTCTATTTTGGACTCCCAAGTCGGACGATTCTGGCAGGGGTCAACGGTAGGGCCATCGGTGCGCTTGCAGTAGCTATCGGTGAGCAGGTTCGCAGCAAGGATGAGCTGGAAAGACTGTCCTCCGGCGTGCAGCTAGTCAAAGTTCAAACTACTGAGCGCTTGGCACGCTTCAATGTGTTCACGGGCATTGCATGGGGTGTGCTGTTTTGGTTTGCCGGTGCTCGCGTCTTTTCTCCAACAGTGCCGCCTGAGGTGGTTGAGTCGAGCGTTTTCCCGCTCATAGTAGCTTTTGTGTTCTTCTCTGTTTCTTTCACTGCGGCAGTGGGCTATGCCACTGCCGTTCGGGTGGTTTATCAGACGCTAGATTTCGCGCTGATTGAGGTGGGGGCCGCACTTGCAGTCAAGGATGACGCCTAGGGATGGTCTCATTGATCAGACCATCCCTAGCCCGGAACATAGGCGCTTGCACGAAGCTGTCAATCTTGTCTTCCTGCCTCCTCCTATTGGAAGTGGAGAGCTGGTCATTCCCTCCCTGCCGCTGGGGGCTTCTTTTCGTGTTGAACCGGTGTGGCCTTTTGCTGAGGCACCCTTATTTCGATGTCGTCACTAGGCAAGATGCGGACCTCATTGAAATCGCGATCGTAAATGGCATAGCGCATTGGACTGCTGGTGACGATCTTGCCGCGCGCGATACGTTGGCCTTGGCGCCAAAGTTCTTGCCATTGATCCTCGGGCATCGCTTCAATCTTTGCGCGTTCTTCGGCGGCCTGTTCTTTGCCTGCCTTCTCACCAACCAAGCCTGGCATTGAGACCAAAAGAAGCCCGAAAATGAAGAGCATGCCCGCCAGATAAACAGCGAAAAGAGACTGACCCAGGGCCGTGCCAACCATGCGCAGCCAAAGTGGTAGCCGTTGCAGACTAGATATCCAGTTGGGAGGTTTGCGACTCGGGATGCGCATCATGAAAAAGCCGAGGGCAAGCATCAAAAAGCGGCGAGCGCTGCATACCAAGGAATGGCGGTGAGCACCCCCAACCCTTGAAAGACCACCGCGTAATAGCCGTTGACCACCTTCCAATCGGCGTTTCGCTCAAAGAGGCCATCATTAATGCCCCATTGACGGAGGTTAGTGGTATCGGCCACGTGGCCACAGCCGTGCAACACAAAGCCCACCATAGTGGCTAGCGCAGCAAGGCCGCCGACGAGGGTCGCCCACTTTACAAGCCGAGAGGGGGCTGAGAAGAAGTTGCGGTCATTGCTTGTATAACTCCGGTATGAGTGACTGAGCCATACGTATCCTCAATCGCCGAACCAGCGTTTGAGTCGGGATTTCCAGCCCGACGATTTCCCGTTCGGCTGAGGCGTTTGATTGGTCCCGGGGCTCTGCTGGGGTGCTGATATAGACTCAGAGCCGTAGTAGCGCTGTTTAGCGCGACGATCACGGTCGCGCCCTGCTTGGATTTCTTCTTGGGTCATATCGGAAGACCACTCCACGCGACCTTCGGTGATCCAGTAGTGAGATCGGCAGGGGAACTGCCAATTGCCAATCGATGGGCGCAGCGAGACGCCGACGCCGTCATAGATCAGCTTCCAATCGGTTGGCGAAAGATTGGAAATGACTTCCTTGCCGCAGCCGCAAGCGCAGGCATGCGCAGTGCAGGGGAAGCGCGTTGAGACATAGAGCACTCCCTCGTCCAATGGACGAGGGAAGCTTTCAATGAAGCGGTGCTGATAGTGGTCAACCTTCATGCGGCACCCAATGTCGAGGCCATTGAACTCGAATGCGTGGTGTAGGTCGTGAGGTAGCCGCCTTTCCGCGCGGAGTAGTAGCCGCAGCGTTTCTTCCAAGCCTCAATAGCCAGGATGGCGTTGAGGGCATTGAGTTCGCCAATCTGGGCATTGGTGTTGTAAAGGTCATCCTCACCGCCTTCGCCAAGCGGTAGCGTGGCTTTGGCGGCATCCCAGTTGTCCCCATCGAGCACCGTGGTGCGAACGACGGCGTAGACCTCGTTCGCAGCATTCAACTTCACGCCCATGCCAACATCGATCACGATCACCTGTGAACCGCCTAGTGTGTTGGCAATCAGCTCACGAACCGCTCCGCGATCCACGCAGACGAAGACGGTGTCGTAGTTCAGCAGCGCTCGGACATTGACCTCGGTGACCATGACCGCATGAGCTTGGATGCGCGTATGGATTTCGCCGTAGACCCGAGCCAGATAGTTGACCTTGTAGGGGGCTTCTTTCAGGACCGAGAAAGGGACCGCGCCCGGATAGCGAAAAGCATTGTGCTGTTCGATTCGGTCACCATCGAAGAGATCAAGGCAAGTCACAGGCGTTTTGCAGATGAGATCTAGAAGGTGTGCGCCCGTTCCACCCAGCCCGACGATCGCAATGCGCTGGCCTCGGAGCTTGGCGGTTGGCACTGAGAGCCCCGCGCGGGGTGAAGCGCTGTCCTCGTAGGCAAAGACCGACTGGGACTGATCGACAACTGAAATCGCTCCAGGTGTTGCCGTGGCACGGGGATCGATGGCTTGTGCGTGGACCAAAAGCATCTTGGCGTAGGTCGACACCTGCTCGTAATAGCCGGAGTAAAGACCACTCTTGGGCTTAGACGAGAAATAGTGATCAACCCAAAGCCCGGGCGCGCGCTCCATCCGGCTGCTGCTGTTGATGATCTTGTTCAGAGGCTGGCCGAACGAGTCACACGGCACTTGGCCAGCAAACCATGCGGTGTGGTCAGGTGCCGTTTGAGCAACATCCGCTGTGAGATGAAGCGCAATGACAAGCGTTCCGACTGCCACGGTCTTATCAACCGTGGCGTAAGCGATGCCCTTGACGAGCAGGTGGTTATCCCGGACGTCTAGGTCATATCCCTCGTCGCGAAGGCGTTGAAGTTCCGGACTACGACTTATCAGTGAGGACGACATAAAATTCCATCTCCTGCTTGATGTGGACGGTCTGGTGGTCAAGCAAATTACCTGCCGGGTTTTCAGCCGGGCCTTGCGCATACGACACGGTATAAGTGGTGTTGGTGTCTTGGGGACTTGCACCGGGGTGTTCCAAACGGACCACATCCCAGTAGGACAGAGTGCGCTTGTGAACGACTGCTTCCCGGGTGTTGACGAACACCTTGATGCTCAGCGGAGCCGTGAAGAAGCGCTCAATGCCGGGTTGGTCCAGATCGATGACGGCGTTCTCGGCGATCTGCTCGTCAGGCTTTTCACCCCGATGTTCAATCCACACATCCAGCTCTTCCGGGACGCGACCCACTTGGCGCAGGGTGGTCAGCATGAGGGGACCAGGCCAGGCGTAGCGGGTGTCATCGAGGATGAAATACTTCACGCCATCGGTCTTGGCTGCGAAGAACTGCGAAGGGGAGCCCGATGGCGGAATGGGGCAGAGTTCGTCCAGTTCAATGACACTGGTCGGGCCGTCTTCCGGCCAGAGCACCAACGCATGCTCAGTTTCGGGGCGCAGGCGCGCGGCAGTCAGGATTTGGCGGCCTGTGGGGGTAAGATCGGCAATCGGAAAGGCTTGACCGTTGACGACAACGGTAGAGAGGTCCGGAGGTTGGTGATGCTTGGCTTCAGTGTTCATGTTGCTGCTGTCCTGTATGGAAGGATGAAATCGTTCGATAAAACGAACGACGGGCATAGACTCCCTCTTCGCTGACTGTTCTGTCAAGTGGTATTTTTATGTTCGTTATACCGCTATAATGTGCGGCTAGCCGCGCCAGGAGTGCTTATGCCCTCGTTACTGGGTGAAAAAATTCGCGCCAAGAGGACCTCGATGGGTCTTAGTCTTGATGAATTGGCCAAGCGAACCGACACCAGCAAGGGTTACATCTGGGAGCTTGAGAATCGCGACAAGCCCAACCCGTCGATCGATAAGCTGAACAAGATCGCGGTGGCGTTGGGGCTGACGACCGAGTTCCTCCTGGGCACTCAGGACGAGAGTGTGGAAGCTTCTGTGGATGTGGCCGACCAGGCGTTCTTTCGTAACTACCAGGCGATGAGTCCTGTGGCGAAGGAGAAGCTCCGAAAGATGATGGAGATCCTCGACGGCGATTAGTGAGAGGTGTGCATGGACAAGCCAGCTACGGTTAAACGCCCAATGGCTGAGGCCAATCGATTGACGCAGATGCTTGATCTGGTCAGAGGACAAGACCGCTTTCCAGTGGATGTCCAAGAGCTGGCGCTCGAGTATTCGAATCAGTGCTTTGCCTCAGAGCGCATCGCTAAAATTGTGGCGATGGACATCCCAGGATTTGAGGGCATCCTCAAAGCCAGGAGTGATGGTCAGTGGGCGATTGGCTACAACAGCGAGCAATCGCCGGGTCGTGTCCGCTTCACGTTGGCGCACGAGTTCGGTCACTACATGTTGCATCGACAGCTGCAAAGTTCCTTCAAGTGCACATCAAAAGATGTCTACGATTGGGAGTCGATGGAGCGCAAGATAGAGACAGACGCCGATCTATTCGCGTCTTATCTGTTGATGCCATTGAACGACTTTCGCCAGCAGGTTCAGGACCATGCGGGTCAGATCGAAATGCTGCGACATTGCGCTGATCGCTATGGCGTGTCGATCATGGCAGCAGCCTTAAAGTGGATTGAGATTGCGCCCAAACGTGCCGTTGTGGTCGTGGTGCGGGATGGCTTTGTGCACTGGGCGAGATCGAACACTGCGGCGCGCAAGTCCGGCTTGGTTCTTGCGGCAAAGAAGAACCTCATTGAAGTGCCTGAGGGCTCCTTGCTCGCTCGGTCTGATGAGTCGGCCTCAGGGCTAATCCAAATGAAAAGTGCCAGGCTTTGGTTCCTCAAAGAGCCGCAGGACATGGAGCTTGTTGAGCATATCCATGTGGTGGAGGGGGCTGGCCTTACACGCTTGGGTTGTTGCTGCTTCCAGATGCCATACCGCTTTGGGAGCGTAGAGATGAAGATGGCGATGAAGGCTTAGCGCCCCTTTCCCACCCAACACGTTGGCGTTAAACGCTGGCCAATTTTGATGGGCTTCTTTAAGATCAGGGGTATCGTTTGAGGTATCGTTTTTGGGTCCCTTGTTCTGCCTGAAATTTAGGCGAATCAATGGGTTAGGGTGAGTTGGATTCTGTTCCCTTCGCCCGCTCCAGATGCAGCAAGCGTTTCGGCACATCTGCCCGCTCCGCAATCCTCAGTCCGCTCCGCAATTCGATGCGTCTTTAACTGCGCAAGCCGTGCTGCGCAGTGGCATCGGCTCCCTACTTCCAGCGTTTATGCCTGTCTTCCGACCGTAGCCGGCCGCGATGCGTCGCTGTCATCGTTTGACACCGCAAAGCCATGCCGCTTGGCCGTCCACGTCACCACCAGCGTTGCGGCAAGCAGCACCAGCAGTGCAGGCGGGAACGCGCCGACGCCGAGTTGATCGAGCAATACGCCGCCGAGAAGGCCACCGCCAGCGATGGCGGTATTCCACGCGGTCACCAACATGGATTGAGCGACATCGGCTTCGTCTCCGGCGGATTTGGCGAGCGCTGTCTGAAACAACGTCGCGCTGCCGCCGAAGGCAAGCCCCCAGACGCCGACTGCGATGTAGACGATCGCGGGAGACGTGCCGGCCAGGCCCAGTGCCAATGCCGAAACGCAGAACAGCAGCGTGCTGGTCAGCGTCAGAGCGCGTAGATGGCGGTCGATCAATACGCCCACGATCCAGATGCCGATCAGCGATGCGCCACCGAAGACCAGCAACACCAGATCGGTGCGCTGCGCCATGCCGGCCTCCGCCAGGAACGAGGCGATGTAGGTGTAGAGAATGTTGTGGGCCAACACGAAAGCCAGCACCACGAACAGCACCGGCCGAATGCCGGGCAACCTCACCACGTGCGCCAGACGTTGCTGCTTGCCTTGCCCCTGCCCGGCGAAATCCGGCACCTGCAGGCGCACCCAGAGCATCAGGATCACCGCCAGGACGCTCATGATGCCGAAGCACACACGCCAGCTCACCAGGCTGCCAAGGAACGCGCCGGCCGGCACGCCCAGCGACAACGCCAGCGGCGTGCCAACCATGGCGATCGCGATGGCGCGGCCTTTCTGATGCTCGGGCACCATGCGCGCCGCATAGCCGGCCAGCAACGCCCACAACAGTCCCGCCGAGACGCCTGCCAGAAAGCGCGCCACCATCGTCAGCGCATAGCTGCTGGACAGCGTGGTGATCGTGTTGGCGATGGCGAAGCCGGCGATGGCCGCCAGCAGCAGCGGGCGACGGGCAATGCCCTGGGTGGCGATCGTCAATGGTATCGCTGCCAACAAGGAACCGAGCGCATAGATGGTGACGGTCTGACCGACCCAGGCTTCGGAGACGGCCAGGCCATCTGCCATCTGCGGCAGCAGACCCGCGGGCAGCGCTTCGGTGAGGATGGTGATAAAGGCGGCCATGGCAAGCGCGAGCAAGGGTGCCAGTGGCAAGCGGTCTTTCGCAGTCGAGTTCATTGCCTTGCTTCCACAGTGGCATACACCGCATCGCGCAGATCGGTGACGAAGCTACCCGACATGCCTTCGTACAAGGTGTTGGTGAAGGCGACCACGCTCAGGCCTAGCGCCCGGTCAACAAACCACGAGTGGCCATATGCACCACCCCAGCGCCAGGTGCCCGTAGATTCCGGCGATGCGGCGAGCGCCGGGTCGCGCAAGACCGAGAACCCCAGCCCGAAGCCAAGCCCTGGCAGATCCTGCAGCGCAGCGCCTGCGGTCTGATCGCTCGCCATCTCCTCGATCAACGGGCTAGGCAGCAGCTCGCCATCGCCACCGCGCAAGGCTTCGAGCAGACGCAGAAAGTCTTCGGCGGTGCCCACCATGCCGGCGCCGCCAGAGGCAAATGCCTGCGGATCGAAGATGCGGGCGGGGCTGTAACGGATGCCGATCGCGCCTTCGAAGGCCGAGACGGTTTCTGCTTCTGCCAGGCGATGCGGCTGCGGCGCTGCGTTGACGTAGGCGGTCGCCACACGCTGCGTTTCGGAGGTGGCGAAATCGGTGTCCGCCATGCCCAGTGGTCCGGTCACCAATGCGCGCACCGCGTCGTTCAACGGGGCACCGTACACACGCGCAATCAACGCACCGAGCACGTCGGTTGCCAGCGAGTAGCCCCAGGCCGTGCCTGGCGCATAAAGCAGCGGCACGCTGGCAATGCGGCGCAGGTTTTCTTCCAGAGTGATGCCAGCGGCATCCATGCCGTCCGAGACGCCGGCGACTGCATAAGGACCATTGGCGTCTGCTTCAAGAAAGCGATAGCCCAGGCCGGCGGTATGGCTGAGCAGTTGGCGCGCCGTGATGCGTGCAGGGCGGCCATCGCCCAGTCGTGGCTGGAACTCGGGCAACCAGCGATCGATGCCTGCATCCAGGTCCAGGTGCCCTTGCGCGACCAGCACCAGCGCAGCGATTGAAATGATGGGTTTGCTGACCGATGACAGACGAAAGAGCGCATCCACGCGCATCGCGCGACGGCTTTCCCGGTCTGTCCAGCCAGCGGCCTGCCGGTGGATCAGCTCCCCATTGCGGGCGACCAGGATGACCGCTCCCACCAGACGTCGATCGTCCAGGGCGTGCTGAACGACCGCCTGGATGTTGCTGGCCAGCAGTGCGGGCGACATAGCGATGCGCGGCGGAGAGAGGGACAGTGTCATAAGTGTGGTTGATCGAGAGACAGTGCAGGCAGGGTAGACAGCCTTGGATTAAAGAAAAACTGGGGTAGAGTTCCGCGTTGTGCGGAACTAAACGTCCGCAATGGAGACGTGTGGTGGAAAGCCTGAGCGGGTTCGTGGTGTTCGTGCAGGTTGCCGAAACGCGCAGCTTCGTCGCGGCTGGCCGGTTGTTGGGCGTGTCGGCGTCTGCGGTCGGCAAACGCGTGGTGCGTCTGGAAGAAAAACTCGGCGTGCGGCTGTTTCATCGCAGTACGCGCAGCGTCACGCTGACAGCCGAAGGCACGTTGTTCCTGGAGCGTAGCCGCCGCATCCTCGCCGAGATCGAAGCAGCAGAACTGGAACTTTCGCAAGCCACCGCCGCGCCGCGCGGGCGCTTGCGGGTGAGCCTGCCGCTGGTCAGTGCGTTGGTATTGCCGGTGCTGGGTGACTTCATGCGCCACTATCCCGAGATCGAGCTGGATCTGGACTTCAGCGACCGGATGGTCGATGTGATCGAGGAAGGGTTCGATGCGGTGGTGAGAACCGGCGAGCCGAGCGATTCGCGCCTTTCGGCCAGGCGTCTCGGTGGCTTCCAGATGATGCTGGTGGCTGCGCCTGAGTATCTCGCGCAGCGCGGCACTCCGCGTGTGCCGGTCGATCTGCTGCAGCATGCCTGCCTGCATTACCGTTATCCCAACTCGGGAAAACTGGAAACCTGGCCGCTGCATACGCGGCGCAACAGCGGCGAACTGGTGCTTCCCACCTCGATGATCTGCAACAACATCGAAACGCGGGTGTGCTTCGCAGTGCAAGGACTCGGAATAGCCTGCCTGCCGGATTTCGCTATCCGCGACCTGCTGGCAGACGGGCGCCTGCTTCCCGTGTTGGCCGAGCACGTGCGGCGCAGCGGCGCGTTCCACGTGCTTTGGCCGGCAAGCAAGCATCCTTCGCCGAAGGTGCGGGCATTTGTCGACTTTCTGTGCGCAAGAGTGTTTCCTGACAACCAGAGTAAGCGGCGAAAGCCGGTCAAGCGATAACGCCGCGCCATGTCGCATTGGCGTCGGTTGTGGCGCAGATGTTGCGCCGGATGCATCGCCCAACCTCCTGCACCATCACAACACGCGCAACGTAGCCAATGACGTATCTCTCGCTTTTCGCGCTTGCGCTTATCGCAGCCACCTTGCTCCCTGCGCAGTCGGAGACGGCATTGGTGGCGCTGCTGTTGCGCGGCGATTCTGCGTTGGGGCTCGTGGCTGCTGCGAGCATCGGCAACGTGCTCGGCTCGCTGATCAACTGGTGGCTTGGGCGCGAGGCGTTGCGCTTTCAGGCAAAGCGCTGGTTTCCGATCAACGCTGCTGCATTGCTGCGCGCCCAGGCGTGGTATGGCAAATACGGAAAATGGTCGCTGCTGCTGAGTTGGATGCCGATCGTCGGCGACCCGTTGACGCTTGCGGCGGGGGTGATGCGCGAGCCGCTGCGCGTGTTCCTGCCGCTGGTTGCGATCGCCAAGACCACCCGTTACGCCTTGCTCGCATGGGCGACGCTGAGTATTGCGTAGATAGCGCAACATCTGAGCATCGAGCGACTCGCGA includes:
- a CDS encoding YqaA family protein, with translation MTYLSLFALALIAATLLPAQSETALVALLLRGDSALGLVAAASIGNVLGSLINWWLGREALRFQAKRWFPINAAALLRAQAWYGKYGKWSLLLSWMPIVGDPLTLAAGVMREPLRVFLPLVAIAKTTRYALLAWATLSIA
- a CDS encoding LysR family transcriptional regulator; translation: MESLSGFVVFVQVAETRSFVAAGRLLGVSASAVGKRVVRLEEKLGVRLFHRSTRSVTLTAEGTLFLERSRRILAEIEAAELELSQATAAPRGRLRVSLPLVSALVLPVLGDFMRHYPEIELDLDFSDRMVDVIEEGFDAVVRTGEPSDSRLSARRLGGFQMMLVAAPEYLAQRGTPRVPVDLLQHACLHYRYPNSGKLETWPLHTRRNSGELVLPTSMICNNIETRVCFAVQGLGIACLPDFAIRDLLADGRLLPVLAEHVRRSGAFHVLWPASKHPSPKVRAFVDFLCARVFPDNQSKRRKPVKR
- a CDS encoding serine hydrolase domain-containing protein → MTLSLSPPRIAMSPALLASNIQAVVQHALDDRRLVGAVILVARNGELIHRQAAGWTDRESRRAMRVDALFRLSSVSKPIISIAALVLVAQGHLDLDAGIDRWLPEFQPRLGDGRPARITARQLLSHTAGLGYRFLEADANGPYAVAGVSDGMDAAGITLEENLRRIASVPLLYAPGTAWGYSLATDVLGALIARVYGAPLNDAVRALVTGPLGMADTDFATSETQRVATAYVNAAPQPHRLAEAETVSAFEGAIGIRYSPARIFDPQAFASGGAGMVGTAEDFLRLLEALRGGDGELLPSPLIEEMASDQTAGAALQDLPGLGFGLGFSVLRDPALAASPESTGTWRWGGAYGHSWFVDRALGLSVVAFTNTLYEGMSGSFVTDLRDAVYATVEARQ